The following proteins are co-located in the Cryptococcus neoformans var. grubii H99 chromosome 1, complete sequence genome:
- a CDS encoding secondary thiamine-phosphate synthase enzyme codes for MPWQKTFSLPPNRKGMHLVTNEVIQQCQEGLKNVDIGIFTLHCLHTSAGLTLNENCDRTVRTDMDMALDTIVPESLPWEHTDEGPDDSVSHLKTSLIGNSITVPISKGKLVLGTWQGIYLAEFRHNGAGWGGQGQGRKVVATILP; via the exons ATGCCGTGGCAAAAGACATT CTCGCTGCCTCCTAATAGGAAGGGGATGCATCTG GTAACCAATGAAGTTATTCAACAATGTCAGGAAGGCTTGAAAAACGTAGACATCGGTATATTCACTCTTCATTGCTTGCACACTTCTGCTGGCTTGACT CTGAACGAGAATTGTGATCG AACAGTTCGCACAG ACATGGATATGGCACTTGACACTATCGTGCCCGAATCTTTGCCGTGGGAACATACAGATGAAGGACCAGA TGATTCTGTATCCCATTTGAAGACATCGTTGATTGGAAATTCTATCACTGTCCCCATCTCAAAAGGGAAGCTGGTTTTGGGTACTTGGCAAGGCATTTACCTTGCGGAATTCAGGCATAATGGCGCAGGATGGGGTGGGCAAGGACAGGGACGCAAAGTTGTCGCTACTATTCT TCCGTAA
- a CDS encoding phosphatidylinositol glycan, class U: MDIDTMSYLERLCSHKVSHSQVYIVGAVLRMALFTLPEIVMILQRRPELSTPLTSFRSIQEGVFIYQHGTSPYSGGTFYHSPIYLNLFSHVIPISSTYSTATFWTLADLWGAWSLVKISQARNQKGYTRDALIAAVYLLNPYSLLTCIARSTTTLDNAVLLGALSAAATGKTTFSLILLAVAVHTSFYPIILLPPIVILLGKTDTKQSKKSLVLQSLSFFAASTMAIGVFNFVIMGNNWIWKSLGTSLEVTNLTPNVGMWWYFFTEMFDHFRTFFLGVFQLHTVIYVAPICIRMVDRPLDAILLLLAIFITWKSFPALGDMGLCAGLIGCFPDILANLRHPLFSLTVHLYTSILLPLLHSLWLLTGTGNANFFYAATMVYGLNASLVIVDMLGASMRVEVKERATLEGADDQSEKQDKKECTDDVSENWEARKWYAVQFTK; the protein is encoded by the exons ATGGACATCGATACAATGAGCTATCTAGAGCGATTATGTTCACACAAAGTATCTCATTCTCAAGTCTACATTGTAGGGGCTGTACTTCGCATGGCCCTCTTTACTTTGCCCGAAATTGTGATGATTTTGCAACGAAGGCCTGAGCTATCGACGCCTCTAACTTCTTTCCGAAGTA TCCAGGAAGGTGTCTTCATATATCAGCACGGCACAAGTCCTTACTCAGGAGGCACTTTCTACCAT TCTCCAATATACTTAAACCTGTTCAGTCATGTTATTCCTATATCATCAACCTATTCGACTGCGACATTCTGGACACTTGCGGATCTCTGGGGTGCATGGTCTCTGGTAAAAATCTCCCAAGCCAGAAACCAAAAAGGGTACACTAGAGATGCTTTGATAGCTGCTGT ATACTTGCTCAACCCCTACTCACTACTCACCTGTATAGCACGATCAACTACGACCTTGGATAACGCAGTGTTATTAGGTGCTCTGTCAGCTGCAGCCACAG GGAAAACAACTTTTTCGCTGATATTGTTAGCTGTGGCAGTGCATACGTCCTTCTATCCTATAATTTTACTGCCGCCGATTGTAATCCTTCTGGGAAAAACTGATACTAAACAATCAAAGAAATCGTTGGTTCTTCAATCCCTATCGTTCTTTGCTGCCTCGACGATGGCCATTGGCGTTTTCAATTTTGTAATCATGGGGAACAATTGGATTTGGAAATCACTGGGTACCAG CCTTGAGGTAACCAATCTTACGCCAAATGTTGGCATGTGGTGGTATTTCTTCACAGAGATGTTCGATCATTTCCGAACGTTTTTCCTTGGCGTTTTTCAA CTGCATACAGTTATTTATGTCGCACCGATATGTATCCGAATGGTCGATAGGCCTTTGGATGCTATATTATTGCTCCTAGCAATTTTTATAACATGGAAGAGCTTTCCTGCTCTGGGAGATATGGGTCTTTGTGCGGGACTAATCGGATGCTTTCCTGATATACTTGCTA ATCTACGTCATCCTCTGTTTTCCCTCACCGTCCATCTATACACGtctattcttcttcctttgtTACATTCCCTGTGGCTGCTCACCGGCACAGGCAATGCGAATTTTTTCTACGCTGCCACCATGGTATATGGTCTGAACGCAAGTTTAGTTATCGTTGACATGCTAGGTGCTAGTATGAGGGTCGAAGTCAAAGAACGAGCTACTCTGGAAGGAGCCGATGACCAGTCGGAAAAACAAGATAAGAAAGAATGTACAGACGACGTCTCTGAGAATTGGGAAGCTAGAAAATGGTACGCAGTGCAGTTCACGAAATGA
- a CDS encoding secondary thiamine-phosphate synthase enzyme, variant, with product MPWQKTFSLPPNRKGMHLVTNEVIQQCQEGLKNVDIGIFTLHCLHTSAGLTLNENCDRTVRTDMDMALDTIVPESLPWEHTDEGPDDSVSHLKTSLIGNSITVPISKGKLVLGTWQGIYLAEFRHNGAGWGGQGQGRKVVATIL from the exons ATGCCGTGGCAAAAGACATT CTCGCTGCCTCCTAATAGGAAGGGGATGCATCTG GTAACCAATGAAGTTATTCAACAATGTCAGGAAGGCTTGAAAAACGTAGACATCGGTATATTCACTCTTCATTGCTTGCACACTTCTGCTGGCTTGACT CTGAACGAGAATTGTGATCG AACAGTTCGCACAG ACATGGATATGGCACTTGACACTATCGTGCCCGAATCTTTGCCGTGGGAACATACAGATGAAGGACCAGA TGATTCTGTATCCCATTTGAAGACATCGTTGATTGGAAATTCTATCACTGTCCCCATCTCAAAAGGGAAGCTGGTTTTGGGTACTTGGCAAGGCATTTACCTTGCGGAATTCAGGCATAATGGCGCAGGATGGGGTGGGCAAGGACAGGGACGCAAAGTTGTCGCTACTATTCTGTAG
- a CDS encoding translation initiation factor 4G, producing MSQNTNPTVNGDNKTSASGSIASVWARGPPSAVSSASASKNQSGANTPSQDGAGLSNLTSASNSTAISIRNAHSRQNSLLVGPGGVDIKKGNIAFGTVDSPNTALSSSPAAPSTTGGHLADAVKSFGSIDADGNSDPDVVKTRRTSSLSNPIGPVQEKKLSVHSLFTSKAPAQVPLGSSPSRPAMSPPQLHQQPIPHIRRQSMGQGGPGFQGQMPVGSPSFTSGPPMRPPIVMPNQPRSPVANPNIPHGQYSPMPPLHVQQGFRPPQQGMGAQQPPVRPNGMGTQGMPRPMMGPGQYGMHPGPQAPQYPVMGYPPQGGFYPGYGPYDQQPHYGSPQWASQQQNQSFNGNFGPGPMSPRTGPSQISSAPSQSPLPPQGVPLGSGGPSPIPTPPSRPPNLMTGHQHSASIPTTPVPSTPSRPMQANVPPPFLSGAASVFTPRGASKAVKIAREDGTAVNMKEVAEAASKAVSSGAHTPESAAQQSKDDAPRRKPGLPVIVRLESEEQKKKRVAEEEREAKLKSVEEKEEQERRERLEKKIKEDEERRAKEAAEKAEAEKNAKEEEEKKKLDEAYAAEALAAKKLTEEKEATAKAAKEKTEAAEREKLAAHAATQEAREKAEEQRRELLSTPVTPVAVSPAGSPALGAGLPAKPVAAISGAKRTLPAAPELASTSVATVNETPSASASALSSARPINDLSSITYPATLKSPDPRLNVDAEPGKFRYDREFLMQFMAVCREKPDTLPPLEDIGLEVDGGSGFGGRSSRGGSRASMGPSNRSATGGAGLGISGSNRSAFPGQGMGQFGSMGQFGSGAGPIRSTSEQRYRASLSNRTPSSLSGLPSLGISGSRTGANRGSQRGSKRAPQSSQVQTSAATPIPISENAWTRTRLGGDAQGTPAYIERKVKALLNKLTEEKFDPISLQILEWANKSANETDGLTLKLVIKLIFEKATDEAHWSAMYAKLCKLLHDEISPEVSDTIDGKPVAGRALFRRYLLGRCQVDFEAGWKAREDTAVAAAAKKEEDGAKQEEAKDDKDKEAVLMSDEYYAAQKAKRRGLGLVQLIGELFKREMISNRVIKECLLKLLSNTTDPDEEDIESACKLLTTIGAAYDRVAPENLSKAFDMLSKMMQVESLSSRIKFMIMDVFDLRKHGWKSKKNQTSVMTIAQIHEQNAKEKSAAATAVSKESISRGGSRSGRDRHEGSQPGEWQSVSAGPRSLNRPTDFSNMGRNISSGGTAPSFGPTSIFNTRKGKAGTPTNVTPPMSRQPSSANMFSALNDTQENDPVSAERRTSTDNGESAPQRKRLNLAPRTKPIEGEGENKDEGADEELHGDRVDDHELSEEEAKAKIDLDMKELWGEKDQGGSRNPEDIADYFSALPVSRRPLLAERLLNDIFRISRLKDAEVVAKGWKTALLQQSVSADVLRQSLEHRMPTLDDESIDFPSAYEAVALLVRNVSLSQEDINAMVGRIEVEGTPRITPPQKMEKALRKVDEAGSLA from the exons TAACATTGCATTCGGGACAGTGGATTCACCCAACACTGCGCTATCTTCGTCCCCTGCTGCTCCCTCGACCACCGGCGGTCACCTTGCGGATGCAGTGAAATCATTTGGCTCGATCGATGCCGACGGAAACTCTGATCCTGATGTGGTGAAGACTCGAAGAACCAGCTCCCTTAGCAATCCTATCGGCCCTGTACAAGAGAAAAAGCTCAGTGTTCATTCTCTTTTTACTAGTAAAGCCCCCGCGCAGGTCCCCTTGggatcttctccatcacGCCCTGCAATGTCACCCCCACAGCTGCATCAACAGCCTATTCCTCATATACGTCGCCAGTCAATGGGGCAAGGGGGACCCGGATTCCAGGGACAGATGCCGGTGGGCTCTCCAAGTTTCACAAGCGGCCCACCCATGCGTCCTCCCATTGTAATGCCTAATCAGCCACGCTCACCGGTGGCGAATCCTAACATCCCTCATGGGCAATACTCTCCCATGCCCCCGCTTCATGTGCAGCAGGGTTTCCGTCCCCCACAACAAGGTATGGGGGCTCAGCAGCCGCCAGTGAGACCTAATGGTATGGGCACTCAGGGTATGCCTCGTCCCATGATGGGCCCTGGCCAATATGGTATGCATCCTGGACCCCAAGCGCCTCAATATCCAGTGATGGGATATCCTCCTCAAGGAGGTTTTTAT CCCGGTTATGGCCCGTACGATCAACAGCCACATTACGGTTCTCCGCAATGGGCTTCACAACAGCAAAATCAGTCGTTCAACGGTAATTTCGGCCCCGGCCCTATGTCCCCTCGGACCGGTCCTAGTCAGATTTCTTCCGCCCCATCCCAATCCCCTTTGCCGCCTCAAGGAGTCCCACTCGGCAGCGGTGGGCCTAGTCCTATTCCGACTCCGCCGAGTCGACCGCCTAACTTGATGACTGGTCACCAACATTCGGCTTCTATTCCTACTACTCCAGTCCCTTCGACACCATCTCGTCCTATGCAAGCTAACgtacctcctcctttcctttccgGAGCAGCTTCAGTGTTTACACCCAGAGGTGCTTCAAAGGCCGTTAAGATAGCACGGGAAGATGGTACCGCTGTGAACATGAAGGAAGTTGCTGAAGCGGCATCAAAAGCGGTTTCCAGTGGTGCTCACACACCTGAATCTGCGGCCCAACAGTCTAAAGATGATGCGCCTCGAAGAAAGCCTGGTTTACCTGTCATTGTCAGGCTTGAATCTGAGGaacagaaaaagaagagggtggctgaagaggaaagagaggcCAAATTGAAGTCtgtggaagagaaggaagagcaggaaaggagggagcgcttggaaaagaagatcaaagaagatgaggaacGCCGGGCAAAAGAAGCCGCAGAGAAG GCcgaagcagagaagaatgctaaagaggaagaagaaaagaagaagcttgatGAAGCTTATGCCGCGGAAGCGCTGGCTGCGAAGAagcttacagaggagaaggaagccaCCGCCAAGGCcgccaaagaaaaaactGAAGCGGCTGAACGAGAAAAGCTTGCGGCACATGCTGCAACGCAAGAAGCTCGAGAGAAGGCGGAGGAGCAACGTCGTGAGCTTTTATCTACCCCGGTCACTCCAGTTGCAGTATCACCCGCGGGATCTCCGGCGCTCGGGGCAGGGCTTCCTGCCAAGCCTGTAGCTGCGATCAGCGGTGCCAAGAGAACGCTTCCTGCAGCCCCAGAGCTGGCTTCTACATCGGTCGCGACTGTCAATGAGACGCCTTCAGCCTCCGCATCTGCTCTTAGTTCAGCCCGGCCTATCAATGATCTTAGTTCTATCACTTACCCCGCTACGTTGAAGAGCCCTGATCCTCGACTAAATGTCGACGCCGAGCCTGGCAAATTCCGATACGACCGCGAATTCTTGATGCAGTTCATGGCTGTGTGTCGTGAGAAGCCAGatactcttcctcctttggAGGACATTGGCCTAGAAGTGGATGGTGGAAGCGGGTTTGGTGGGCGTAGCTCTCGTGGAGGAAGTCGAGCTTCAATGGGTCCCTCGAATCGCTCTGCTACCGGCGGTGCTGGCCTGGGCATTAGCGGTTCTAATCGCTCCGCCTTCCCCGGTCAGGGCATGGGACAGTTTGGCTCCATGGGCCAATTCGGTTCTGGAGCCGGACCCATTCGTAGCACAAGTGAGCAACGGTATCGTGCCAGCCTCAGTAACCGCACACCTAGTTCTTTGTCTGGTTTGCCGTCATTAGGGATTTCAGGGTCACGAACTGGCGCCAACAGGGGTAGTCAGCGTGGCTCCAAACGTGCTCCACAGTCGTCTCAAGTCCAAACATCTGCTGCTACCCCTATTCCGATTTCCGAAAATGCCTGGACACGTACACGATTGGGTGGCGATGCTCAAGGTACCCCTGCTTATATCGAACGAAAAGTAAAGGCGCTCCTCAACAAACTGACTGAGGAGAAGTTTGACCCCATTTCGCTTCAAATCCTCGAGTGGGCCAACAAATCAGCTAATGAGACGGATGGTCTGACCTTGAAATTGGTCATCAAACTCATCTTTGAGAAAGCCACTGACGAAGCTCATTGGTCTGCCATGTACGCGAAGCTTTGTAAGCTGCTGCATGATGAAATCAGCCCTGAAGTATCCGATACCATTGACGGTAAACCGGTTGCTGGACGTGCTCTCTTCCGTAGATATTTGCTTGGTCGTTGTCAGGTGGATTTCGAGGCTGGTTGGAAAGCCCGTGAGGACACAGCTGTGGCTGCTGCcgcgaagaaggaggaggacggcgCCAAGCAGGAGGAAGCGAAGGATGACAAAGACAAAGAGGCTGTTCTTATGAGCGATGAGTATTATGCTGCTCAGAAGGCGAAACGTCGTGGTTTGGGTCTTGTGCAGCTTATCGGAGAGCTCTTTAAAAGGGAGATGATCTCCAATAGAGTAATCAAAGAATGCTTGCTCAAGTTACTTAGTAACACTACGGACCCTGACGAGGAAGACATCGAATCAGCCTGCAAGCTTCTTACTACGATCGGTGCGGCGTACGATCGAGTGGCGCCCGAGAATCTCAGCAAAGCGTTCGATATGCTCAGTAAAATGATGCAGGTGGAATCATTGTCTTCACGTATCAAATTCATGATAATG GATGTCTTCGATTTGCGCAAGCATGGATGGAAATCAAAAAAGAATCAGACGAGCGTTATGACAATTGCCCAAATTCACGAACAAAAcgcaaaggaaaagagtgCTGCTGCCACAGCAGTCTCGAAAGAATCTATATCCCGTGGTGGTTCGCGCTCCGGTAGGGATAGACATGAAGGATCCCAACCTGGCGAGTGGCAATCTGTCTCTGCTGGTCCGCGCTCCCTCAACCGACCTACTGATTTCTCTAATATGGGTCGTAATATCAGCTCTGGGGGAACAGCGCCTTCTTTTGGTCCAACTAGCATCTTCAACACTCGAAAGGGTAAGGCAGGAACCCCCACCAATGTCACTCCTCCTATGTCTCGCCAACCCTCTTCTGCAAACATGTTTAGCGCTCTCAATGATACCCAGGAGAATGATCCCGTGTCTGCCGAACGACGGACCAGCACTGACAACGGTGAATCTGCTCCTCAGCGTAAGAGGCTCAATCTAGCCCCTCGTACCAAACCAATAGAAGGCGAAGGTGAGAACAAGGACGAAGGGGCAGACGAAGAACTGCATGGAGACCGCGTCGATGACCATGAGCtatctgaagaagaagcgaaggCCAAAATTGATTTAGATATGAAGGAGTTGTGGGGCGAAAAGGACCAAGGAGGGTCGAGGAATCCTGAAGATATCGCAGATTACTTTAGTGCTTTACCCGTTTCACGCCGTCCTCTGTTGGCAGAACGTCTTCTGAACGATATTTTCAGAATATCCAGGCTAAAGGATGCTGAGGTAGTGGCGAAAGGGTGGAAAACCGCTTTGCTGCAGCAGTCAGTTTCTGCAGATGTTCTCAGGCAAAG TCTGGAGCATCGCATGCCTACTCTAGATGACGAGTCCATTGACTTCCCTTCAGCTTATGAAGCTGTCGCCCTCCTAGTCCGAAATGTTTCTCTATCCCAAGAAGACATCAACGCTATGGTTGGAAGAATTGAGGTAGAAGGAACACCTCGCATCACTCCCCCCCAGAAAATGGAAAAAGCCCTCAGAAAAGTCGATGAGGCGGGATCTTTGGCGTAG